Genomic segment of Glutamicibacter sp. JL.03c:
CCATGGCACAGTTGACAGACTAAGCCCATGGGAATTGTCTACAACACCAGTATGTCGCCAAGCAAGGACGAGTTGGTATCTGCGTGGTTGCCCCAGCAGGACTTCTATACCGGTAAAGGCACCCCAAGGCTCCAGCACATCGGCGGCTTCCGCTTGGAGGACCCCGAAGGCAAAGTCGGCATGGAACTGCGCATCTACGCCGACCACTCGGACACCTCGGATGTGGTGTACCACGTGCCACTGACCTACCGCGAGGCCCGGCTGCCCGGCGGCGACAAGCACCTGATCGGAACCAGCGAGCATGCCATCTTGGGCGAGCGCTTCATCTACGACGCCGCCGGGGACCCGGTATTCATCGCCCAAGCCCGCCAACTGCTGGCCGGGAACACCACGGCGCAGCATCATTCCGAGTCCTTCACCGACGAGCCGCGGGTCAAGGTCAAAGGCCACACCGCTGGCAAGGATGCGGTGATTATCCGCAAGCCCGTTGTGACTGCCTCCGCAGGTGACGGGGTCATCGGCTACTGGGAAAACGCGCTGGGCCAGGAATTGACCGGTTTGGTATTGCGCACAGCATAACTACTGCGCCACATAAAGGTCTGATGGCGAGCCTGCAAGGGATAGACTTGTCTATGAAACCCAACCGCCATTCAAAGGGAGATACATGTCTGCCATCAGCCGTGAGGACGTTGTGCATCTGGCACACCTTGCCCACATCGAGATGAGCGGCGCAGAGCTGGACAAGATGACCGGTGAGCTCGACGCAATCGTCGGTGCCATCGCGTCCGTCAGCGAAGTCGCCTCCTCCGACGTCCCAGCCACCAGCCACCCGATCCCGCTGACCAATGTGTTGCGCGAAGACACGGTGGGGCAGACGCTGAGCATCGACGAAGTCCTGCTCAACGCCCCGGATTCGGATTCGGACCGCTTCAAGGTCCCGGCAATTCTGGACGGTGAATAATTCCATGAACGAACTGATCAAGCTTTCCGGCACCGAACTGGCCGCCAAGCTGCGCGCCGGCGAAGTTACCTCGGTTGAAGCCGTCCAGGCGCACCTGGACCGCATCGCCGAGGTGGACGGCGCACTGAATGCCTTCTTGCACGTGAACGCGGAAGAAGCCCTGGCAGTAGCCGCAGAAGTTGACGCCATCCGTGCCGCCGGTGGCGCCGAAGCCGAAGCGCTGCATCCGCTGGCCGGCGTGCCCATCGCGATCAAGGACCTGATCGTCACCAAGGGCCAGCCAACCACCGCGGCATCGAAGATGCTCGAAGGGTGGATGAGCCCGTACGACGCCACCGTGATCGAAAAGATCCGTGCTGCCAAGCTGCCAATGCTGGGCAAGACCAACCTCGATGAATTCGCCATGGGTTCCTCCACCGAGCACTCCGCCTACGGCGTGACCCGCAACCCGTGGAACCTGAACCGCATTCCCGGCGGTTCCGGCGGCGGCTCGGCTGCTGCCGTGGCAGCATACGAAGCTCCGCTGGCACTGGGCACCGACACCGGTGGATCCATCCGCCAGCCAGGTGCGGTCACCGGCACCGTGGGCGTGAAGCCGACCTACGGTGCGGTCTCGCGCTACGGCGCGATCGCCATGGCCTCCTCGCTGGACCAGATCGGCCCGGTCTCCCGCACCGTGCTGGACTCGGCCTACCTGCAGGAACTGATCGGCGGGCACGATCCAAAGGATTCCACCTCGTTGCCACAGGACCTAGAAGGCCTGGTTGCCGCTGCTGAAGCCGGTGCCACCGGGGACCTGAAGGGCCTGCGCGTTGGCGTCATCAAGGAACTGACTGGCGAGGGCTACCAAGAGGGCGTCCAGGCGCGCTTCAACGAGTCGCTGGAATTGCTCAAGGCCGCCGGCGCTGAAATCGTCGAGGTATCCTGCCCGAACTTCAAGTACGCGCTGGGCGCCTACTACCTGATCATGCCATCGGAGGTCTCCTCCAACCTGGCCAAGTTCGACGGTGTGCGCTACGGCAACCGCGTGCTGCCAGAAGAGGGCCCGCTGACCATCGAGCGCGTCATGGGTGCTACCCGTGCCGCCGGGTTCGGTGACGAGGTCAAGCGCCGCATCATCCTGGGCACCTACGCCCTGAGCGCCGGCTACTACGACGCCTACTACGGTTCGGCCCAGAAGGTCCGCACCCTGATCCAGCGCGACTTCGACGCCGCGTTCGAGCAGGCAGACGTGCTGGTTTCGCCCACCGCGCCAACCGTGGCTTTCGAGCTGGGCGCGAACGACAACGACCCGCTGGCCATGTACCTCAACGACGTGGCCACCATCCCGGCCAACCTCGCTGGCGTCCCGGGCATCACCGTGCCTGGCGGCCTGTCCGAGAACCTGCCGGTGGGCATCCAGTTCCTGGCTCCGGCGTTCGAGGACGCCCGCCTGTACCGTGCCGGCGCCGCCCTGGAAACCCTGCTGGAAAAGCAGTGGGGCCAGTCGCTGATCTCGCAGGCACCAGCCATTGACACCGCTTCGATCGCGCAGGAGGCCTAGAGATCATGAGCAATTACACCGATGAATTGGTCGACTTCGACGAAGCACTGGATCGCTACGATCCGGTCCTGGGCTTCGAGGTCCACGTTGAGCTGAACACCAAGACCAAGATGTTCTCCGACGCGCCGAACGCATTTGGCGACGACCCGAACACCAACGTCACCCCGGTCGACCTGGGTCTGCCCGGCGTGCTGCCAGTGGTCAACAAGAGAGCCGTGGAGTACTCCATCCTCATTGGCCTGGCCCTGAACTGCCAGATCGCCGAGAAGTGCGGCTTCGCCCGCAAGAACTACTTCTACCCGGACACCCCGAAGAACTTCCAGACTTCCCAGTACGATGATCCGATTGCCTTTGATGGCTACCTGGACATCGAGCTGGAAGACGGCGAAGTCTTCCGCGTCGAGATCGAGCGCGCCCACATGGAAGAAGACGCCGGCAAGCTGACCCACATGGGTGGCGCCGCAGGCCGCATCCAGGGTGCCGACTACTCGCTGGTGGACTACAACCGCGCCGGCGTGCCGCTGGTGGAAATCGTCACCAAGCCAATCGTTGGCGCCGGCAGGCGCGCCCCCGAGCTGGCCAAGGCCTACGTGGCCGCGGTGCGCGAAATCGTGAAGAACCTGGGCGTTTCCGACGCCAAGATGGAACGCGGCAACGTGCGTTGCGATGCCAACGTTTCGCTGATGCCAAAGGACGCCGAGAAGTTCGGCACCCGTACCGAAACCAAGAACGTGAACTCCCTGCGCGCCGTGGAGCACGCGGTGCGCTTCGAGATCGAGCGCCACGCAGCGGTGCTGGATTCCGGGGCGAAGATCGTCCAGGAAACCCGCCACTGGCATGAGGACACCCGTTCCACCACCTCGGGCCGCCCGAAGTCGGATGCCGATGACTACCGCTACTTCCCGGAGCCCGACCTGGTGCCGATCGTCACCACCGCCGAGTGGATCGAAGAGCTGCGCGGCCGCTTGCCAGAGCCTCCTGCAGAGCGCCGCAAGCGCCTGAAGGCCGAGTGGGGCTACGCGGACAAGGAATTCCGCGACGTGGTCAACGCCGGCGTGCTCGACGAGATCGAGCAGACCGTTGCCGCCGGTGCC
This window contains:
- a CDS encoding maltokinase N-terminal cap-like domain-containing protein, which produces MGIVYNTSMSPSKDELVSAWLPQQDFYTGKGTPRLQHIGGFRLEDPEGKVGMELRIYADHSDTSDVVYHVPLTYREARLPGGDKHLIGTSEHAILGERFIYDAAGDPVFIAQARQLLAGNTTAQHHSESFTDEPRVKVKGHTAGKDAVIIRKPVVTASAGDGVIGYWENALGQELTGLVLRTA
- the gatC gene encoding Asp-tRNA(Asn)/Glu-tRNA(Gln) amidotransferase subunit GatC, translated to MSAISREDVVHLAHLAHIEMSGAELDKMTGELDAIVGAIASVSEVASSDVPATSHPIPLTNVLREDTVGQTLSIDEVLLNAPDSDSDRFKVPAILDGE
- the gatA gene encoding Asp-tRNA(Asn)/Glu-tRNA(Gln) amidotransferase subunit GatA, translated to MNELIKLSGTELAAKLRAGEVTSVEAVQAHLDRIAEVDGALNAFLHVNAEEALAVAAEVDAIRAAGGAEAEALHPLAGVPIAIKDLIVTKGQPTTAASKMLEGWMSPYDATVIEKIRAAKLPMLGKTNLDEFAMGSSTEHSAYGVTRNPWNLNRIPGGSGGGSAAAVAAYEAPLALGTDTGGSIRQPGAVTGTVGVKPTYGAVSRYGAIAMASSLDQIGPVSRTVLDSAYLQELIGGHDPKDSTSLPQDLEGLVAAAEAGATGDLKGLRVGVIKELTGEGYQEGVQARFNESLELLKAAGAEIVEVSCPNFKYALGAYYLIMPSEVSSNLAKFDGVRYGNRVLPEEGPLTIERVMGATRAAGFGDEVKRRIILGTYALSAGYYDAYYGSAQKVRTLIQRDFDAAFEQADVLVSPTAPTVAFELGANDNDPLAMYLNDVATIPANLAGVPGITVPGGLSENLPVGIQFLAPAFEDARLYRAGAALETLLEKQWGQSLISQAPAIDTASIAQEA
- the gatB gene encoding Asp-tRNA(Asn)/Glu-tRNA(Gln) amidotransferase subunit GatB translates to MSNYTDELVDFDEALDRYDPVLGFEVHVELNTKTKMFSDAPNAFGDDPNTNVTPVDLGLPGVLPVVNKRAVEYSILIGLALNCQIAEKCGFARKNYFYPDTPKNFQTSQYDDPIAFDGYLDIELEDGEVFRVEIERAHMEEDAGKLTHMGGAAGRIQGADYSLVDYNRAGVPLVEIVTKPIVGAGRRAPELAKAYVAAVREIVKNLGVSDAKMERGNVRCDANVSLMPKDAEKFGTRTETKNVNSLRAVEHAVRFEIERHAAVLDSGAKIVQETRHWHEDTRSTTSGRPKSDADDYRYFPEPDLVPIVTTAEWIEELRGRLPEPPAERRKRLKAEWGYADKEFRDVVNAGVLDEIEQTVAAGATAAVARKWWMGEIARLAKAADKDIADLGVTPATIVELNSLIEAKKINDKIARQVLEFVIDGEGTPSEIVEKRSLAVVNDDDALGKAVDDAMAAMPDVVEKIKGGKMQAIGALMGPVMKATRGQADAGRVREIVMEKLGL